A genomic window from Triticum urartu cultivar G1812 chromosome 7, Tu2.1, whole genome shotgun sequence includes:
- the LOC125520094 gene encoding uncharacterized protein LOC125520094 isoform X4, which yields MEEAVVVRHGGGAAGKLVEHRGMRNGYMRHGVSVGVSQGTTQESAHLLSNNTDVGSRRKYVTWLSQPRNMVVQCTYFLRCMSPATLSINTAIISYCTLFMQRCSELELPIGISAVPCYTSPK from the exons ATGGAGGAGGCCGTCGTGGTTCGTCATGGAGGCGGCGCCGCCGGCAAGCTGGTTGAG CACAGAGGAATGAGGAATGGATACATGAGGCATGGCGTAAGCGTAGGGGTCAGCCAGGGCACGACGCAAGAGTctgcccatctcctctcaaa TAACACAGACGTCGGTAGCAGGAGAAAGTATGTGACTTGGTTGAGTCAACCAAGAAATATGGTGGTACAATGCACATATTTCCTTCGATGCATGTCTCCGGCGACCCTGAGTATAAATACTGCTATCATTTCTTACTGCACACTCTTTATGCAGAGGTGCTCTGAATTAGAACTCCCCATTGGCATATCTGCAGTTCCATGCTATACATCCCCCAAATGA
- the LOC125520094 gene encoding uncharacterized protein LOC125520094 isoform X1 — protein MSPLLQGAGEIGAEDKKQRVGQGGLELLGRWRRPSWFVMEAAPPASWLRGMRNGYMRHGVSVGVSQGTTQESAHLLSNNTDVGSRRKYVTWLSQPRNMVVQCTYFLRCMSPATLSINTAIISYCTLFMQRCSELELPIGISAVPCYTSPK, from the exons atgtcGCCATTGTTGCAAGGAGCAGGGGAGATAGGTGCCGAGGACAAGAAGCAACGGGTTGGTCAGGGTGGGCTTGAGCTGCTGGGGAGATGGAGGAGGCCGTCGTGGTTCGTCATGGAGGCGGCGCCGCCGGCAAGCTGGTTGAG AGGAATGAGGAATGGATACATGAGGCATGGCGTAAGCGTAGGGGTCAGCCAGGGCACGACGCAAGAGTctgcccatctcctctcaaa TAACACAGACGTCGGTAGCAGGAGAAAGTATGTGACTTGGTTGAGTCAACCAAGAAATATGGTGGTACAATGCACATATTTCCTTCGATGCATGTCTCCGGCGACCCTGAGTATAAATACTGCTATCATTTCTTACTGCACACTCTTTATGCAGAGGTGCTCTGAATTAGAACTCCCCATTGGCATATCTGCAGTTCCATGCTATACATCCCCCAAATGA
- the LOC125520094 gene encoding uncharacterized protein LOC125520094 isoform X3 has translation MSPLLQGAGEIGAEDKKQRVGQGGLELLGRWRRPSWFVMEAAPPASWLRGMRNGYMRHGVSVGVSQGTTQESAHLLSNTKGTNASRKPSAQRTNPSLPRAPFESAPFSISSLPCSSTLRPHGLSRRRLLPWTSSPTLVVQQRPLQ, from the exons atgtcGCCATTGTTGCAAGGAGCAGGGGAGATAGGTGCCGAGGACAAGAAGCAACGGGTTGGTCAGGGTGGGCTTGAGCTGCTGGGGAGATGGAGGAGGCCGTCGTGGTTCGTCATGGAGGCGGCGCCGCCGGCAAGCTGGTTGAG AGGAATGAGGAATGGATACATGAGGCATGGCGTAAGCGTAGGGGTCAGCCAGGGCACGACGCAAGAGTctgcccatctcctctcaaa CACGAAAGGCACTAATGCGTCCCGAAAACCTAGCGCACAAAGGACCAATCCTTCCCTTCCTCGAGCCCCATTCGAGTCCGCGCCGTTCAGCATCTCCAGCCTCCCCTGCTCCTCGACCCTCCGGCCCCACGGCCtctcgcgccgccgccttcttcccTGGACGTCTTCCCCGACGCTCGTGGTGCAGCAGCGGCCATTGCAGTAG
- the LOC125520094 gene encoding uncharacterized protein LOC125520094 isoform X2, with protein MSPLLQGAGEIGAEDKKQRVGQGGLELLGRWRRPSWFVMEAAPPASWLRYVSENQICTMPPHPLRLLFHPFDSFLAQRNEEWIHEAWRKRRGQPGHDARVCPSPLKPLELMDIDMGNKIVERFCTDEALETTNISSLLVRKDSRTKL; from the exons atgtcGCCATTGTTGCAAGGAGCAGGGGAGATAGGTGCCGAGGACAAGAAGCAACGGGTTGGTCAGGGTGGGCTTGAGCTGCTGGGGAGATGGAGGAGGCCGTCGTGGTTCGTCATGGAGGCGGCGCCGCCGGCAAGCTGGTTGAGGTACGTGTCAG AAAACCAAATCTGCACCATGCCGCCTCACCCTCTCAGATTACTGTTTCATCCCTTTGATAGTTTTTTAG CACAGAGGAATGAGGAATGGATACATGAGGCATGGCGTAAGCGTAGGGGTCAGCCAGGGCACGACGCAAGAGTctgcccatctcctctcaaa CCGCTGGAACTGATGGATATTGACATGGGTAACAAAATAGTTGAAAGATTTTGTACCGACGAGGCTCTTGAGACTACAAACATTTCTTCACTCCTTGTACGAAAGGATTCTAGGACTAAGTTATAG
- the LOC125520094 gene encoding uncharacterized protein LOC125520094 isoform X5 → MSPLLQGAGEIGAEDKKQRVGQGGLELLGRWRRPSWFVMEAAPPASWLRYVSENQICTMPPHPLRLLFHPFDSFLAQRNEEWIHEAWRKRRGQPGHDARVCPSPLK, encoded by the exons atgtcGCCATTGTTGCAAGGAGCAGGGGAGATAGGTGCCGAGGACAAGAAGCAACGGGTTGGTCAGGGTGGGCTTGAGCTGCTGGGGAGATGGAGGAGGCCGTCGTGGTTCGTCATGGAGGCGGCGCCGCCGGCAAGCTGGTTGAGGTACGTGTCAG AAAACCAAATCTGCACCATGCCGCCTCACCCTCTCAGATTACTGTTTCATCCCTTTGATAGTTTTTTAG CACAGAGGAATGAGGAATGGATACATGAGGCATGGCGTAAGCGTAGGGGTCAGCCAGGGCACGACGCAAGAGTctgcccatctcctctcaaa TAA